One genomic window of Polyangium aurulentum includes the following:
- a CDS encoding vWA domain-containing protein, with the protein MIDNRIEVVFSFDTTGSMYPCLTQVRRKVGETVARLMKEIPGIRIGIIAHGDYCDAGSTYVTKSLDLTDDVASIVRFVEKVGPTGGGDAPECYELVLHEARSFSWTKDYKKVFVLIGDDVPHGPKQNPKKLDWRAEVEALGNMGVPVYGVQCLGRKHATPFYAELARTSGGFHIGLDQFAYVTDMILAVCLKQSSDDRLQNYEKEVAKQGRMNRGLDRMFGAMMKREASTEFGEADLRAVPPGRFQVLDIDRDMPIRQFVQDNGLAFKAGRGFYEFMKTETIQGHKEVVLMDRKTGDLYSGERAREMLGLPPGATVRIKPASLEKYVVFVQSTSYNRKLIGGTRFLYEVQDWAEAA; encoded by the coding sequence ATGATCGACAACAGGATCGAGGTCGTCTTCAGCTTTGACACCACCGGCAGCATGTACCCCTGCTTGACCCAGGTGCGCAGGAAGGTCGGCGAGACCGTGGCGCGGCTGATGAAGGAGATCCCGGGCATTCGCATCGGCATCATCGCGCACGGCGATTATTGCGACGCGGGCTCGACGTACGTGACGAAATCCCTCGATCTGACCGACGACGTCGCCTCGATCGTGCGCTTCGTGGAGAAGGTCGGCCCGACGGGCGGCGGCGACGCGCCCGAATGCTACGAGCTGGTGCTGCACGAGGCGCGCAGCTTCTCCTGGACCAAGGATTACAAGAAGGTCTTCGTGCTCATCGGCGACGACGTGCCGCACGGGCCGAAGCAGAACCCGAAGAAGCTCGACTGGCGCGCCGAGGTCGAGGCGCTCGGCAACATGGGCGTGCCCGTCTACGGCGTGCAATGCCTCGGCCGCAAGCACGCGACGCCGTTTTACGCCGAGCTCGCCCGCACCTCGGGCGGCTTCCACATCGGCCTCGATCAGTTCGCCTACGTGACGGACATGATCCTCGCCGTCTGCTTGAAGCAGTCGTCCGACGACAGGCTGCAGAATTACGAGAAGGAAGTCGCCAAGCAGGGCCGCATGAACCGCGGCCTCGACCGGATGTTCGGCGCGATGATGAAGCGCGAGGCGTCGACCGAGTTCGGCGAGGCCGATCTGCGCGCCGTGCCGCCCGGGCGCTTCCAGGTGCTCGACATCGATCGCGACATGCCGATCCGGCAGTTCGTCCAGGATAATGGCCTCGCGTTCAAGGCCGGCCGCGGCTTCTACGAGTTCATGAAGACCGAGACCATCCAGGGCCATAAAGAGGTCGTCCTGATGGACCGCAAGACCGGCGACCTCTACAGCGGCGAGCGCGCCCGCGAGATGCTCGGCCTGCCGCCCGGCGCGACCGTGCGCATCAAGCCCGCGAGCCTCGAGAAGTACGTGGTCTTCGTGCAGAGCACCTCGTACAACCGCAAGCTCATCGGCGGCACGCGCTTCCTTTACGAAGTTCAGGACTGGGCCGAGGCGGCGTGA
- a CDS encoding superoxide dismutase gives MALTPAKYTAKDYSALKGLQGITDDQIAVHLTLYNGYVTRSNKLNETVASMVADNKAGTFEFNELKRRAGWEVNGVLLHEYYFDNLVTAGGDGKDSRFAEAISRQFGSFDDWKKDFLGVAKMPGVGWAITYFDPQRNQFDNYWIDRHDVGHPAGQRPVLVLDLWEHAWSAYLKPTERAKYLDDFFANVNWRVVDSRL, from the coding sequence ATGGCGTTGACGCCGGCTAAGTACACGGCAAAGGACTACTCGGCGCTGAAGGGGCTGCAGGGCATCACGGACGACCAGATCGCCGTGCACCTCACGCTCTATAACGGCTACGTGACGCGCTCGAACAAGCTGAACGAGACGGTCGCGTCGATGGTGGCCGACAACAAGGCCGGCACCTTCGAGTTCAACGAGCTCAAGCGCCGCGCGGGCTGGGAGGTCAACGGCGTCCTGCTCCACGAGTACTACTTCGACAACCTCGTGACCGCCGGCGGCGACGGCAAGGATTCGCGGTTTGCCGAGGCGATCTCGCGCCAGTTCGGCAGCTTCGACGACTGGAAGAAGGACTTCCTCGGCGTGGCCAAGATGCCCGGCGTCGGCTGGGCCATCACGTACTTCGATCCGCAGCGCAACCAGTTCGACAACTACTGGATCGACCGCCACGACGTCGGCCACCCCGCCGGCCAGCGCCCCGTGCTCGTCCTCGACCTCTGGGAGCACGCCTGGAGCGCGTACCTCAAGCCGACCGAGCGCGCGAAGTACCTCGACGACTTCTTCGCCAACGTGAACTGGCGCGTCGTCGACTCCCGCCTCTGA
- a CDS encoding ATP phosphoribosyltransferase regulatory subunit, whose translation MRRPSNHHLPSEAAEDITARLAARAGERATAAYGGRTLDRLLAEDLPGNQLTTLLLHGLRRRALRRTFVEVLEHGARAAMTQASTADARRLHAFDAVAYAAARDFEAVELAPVVPLGAAACVGVDPNNVLGAVRFAEVASDPALGLALHAAQSRPRRRGETIRLCASHRVLRMQPTNHPGYVPHFRLFALGTAALSASRGEDGAQDRRALLEQLQVWAALTRKLPAAGFGVAGMRIVLSDTAVVRACFSALKVDVDAMVRGAKAHAPGSTEALLREARIDLPRAAEDLAEVARSVGLGAEVIARARALSTEVAEPLRSVHPHVEVVYDAARLQGLGYYAGPFVQIVMTRDDGAAIPLGDGGALPWLGAMLSNRRERWVVTGVGSELIIKLFDRAPREETRS comes from the coding sequence ATGCGCCGCCCATCGAACCATCATTTGCCCAGCGAGGCTGCCGAGGACATCACGGCGCGGCTCGCTGCACGCGCAGGCGAGCGCGCGACGGCAGCATATGGCGGGCGGACGCTCGATCGGCTGCTCGCGGAGGACCTGCCCGGCAATCAGCTCACCACGCTGCTGCTTCATGGCCTGCGCCGGCGCGCGCTGCGCAGGACGTTCGTGGAGGTGCTCGAGCACGGCGCGCGGGCGGCCATGACGCAGGCATCGACGGCGGACGCGCGGCGGCTGCACGCGTTCGATGCAGTGGCGTACGCGGCGGCGCGCGATTTCGAGGCGGTCGAGCTCGCGCCCGTCGTGCCCCTCGGCGCGGCGGCGTGCGTCGGCGTGGACCCGAACAACGTGCTGGGCGCCGTGCGCTTCGCAGAGGTCGCGTCGGACCCGGCCCTAGGGCTTGCGCTCCACGCGGCGCAGAGCCGGCCCAGGCGGCGCGGGGAGACGATCCGGCTATGCGCGAGCCACCGCGTGCTGCGTATGCAGCCGACGAATCACCCGGGGTACGTGCCGCACTTCCGGCTGTTCGCGCTCGGTACGGCCGCGCTCTCGGCGAGCCGGGGCGAGGACGGCGCGCAGGATCGCCGTGCGCTGCTCGAGCAGCTCCAGGTCTGGGCCGCGCTCACCCGAAAGCTGCCTGCGGCGGGGTTTGGCGTGGCGGGCATGCGCATCGTCCTGTCGGATACAGCCGTCGTGCGCGCTTGCTTTTCGGCGCTGAAGGTCGATGTCGACGCAATGGTGCGGGGGGCGAAGGCGCACGCGCCTGGATCAACGGAGGCCCTCCTGCGCGAGGCGCGCATCGATTTGCCCCGCGCGGCGGAGGATCTCGCGGAGGTCGCGCGCTCCGTCGGCCTCGGCGCCGAGGTGATCGCCCGCGCCCGAGCCCTCTCGACCGAGGTGGCCGAGCCATTGCGCTCGGTCCATCCGCACGTCGAGGTCGTCTACGACGCGGCCAGGCTGCAGGGGCTCGGCTATTACGCTGGCCCGTTCGTGCAGATCGTGATGACCCGCGACGACGGCGCCGCAATCCCGCTCGGAGACGGCGGCGCGCTCCCGTGGCTCGGGGCGATGCTCTCCAATCGGCGGGAGCGCTGGGTGGTGACAGGCGTCGGCTCCGAGCTGATCATCAAGCTCTTCGACCGCGCGCCGCGCGAGGAGACCAGGTCATGA
- a CDS encoding GNAT family N-acetyltransferase gives MRIETPSLTLRPWERGDIDVLAEIANDRRIWANLRDRFPHPYTRADAEVWIEICERAPAPPCAFAIEVEGRAAGGISLEPFDDVHRRTAEIGYWLGAPFWGRGLATEAVVVMARYGFERLGLERIQAQVFSWNEASTRVLVKAGFAFEGRMRRHVVKDGKVGDALLYARVRDEAV, from the coding sequence ATGAGAATCGAGACCCCATCGCTCACGTTGCGTCCATGGGAACGAGGCGACATCGACGTGCTCGCGGAGATCGCGAATGATCGTCGTATCTGGGCGAACCTGCGCGACAGGTTCCCGCACCCATACACGCGCGCGGACGCCGAGGTGTGGATCGAGATATGCGAGAGGGCGCCCGCCCCGCCCTGCGCGTTCGCGATCGAGGTCGAGGGTCGGGCTGCCGGTGGAATCAGCCTGGAGCCTTTCGACGACGTCCATCGGAGGACGGCGGAGATCGGCTACTGGCTCGGCGCGCCCTTCTGGGGGCGCGGGCTCGCGACGGAGGCGGTGGTCGTAATGGCGCGGTACGGATTCGAGCGCCTCGGCCTCGAGCGCATCCAGGCGCAGGTCTTCTCGTGGAACGAAGCCTCGACGCGCGTGCTCGTCAAGGCAGGCTTTGCGTTCGAGGGGCGGATGCGGCGGCACGTCGTCAAGGACGGGAAGGTGGGCGATGCTTTGCTGTATGCGCGCGTGCGCGACGAGGCCGTTTGA
- a CDS encoding PLP-dependent aminotransferase family protein produces the protein MVPAPRVLPPVILLERDAPTPLTAQLVEQLRRAVLEGVLPPGHKLPSSRELARDLGISRNTAAAAYEALAAEGTIVVRPRRAPVVGDVPARRTPAASRPAIAIAPHLSRSARRVASIVPADRLDDLLGQRARSRPFGVGLPDLELFAWRVFERCLVRRFRAMTTADALHDDPRGLPALRRAVLSHVAVARGVRATVDQVFITEGYQGAIDLVCRALLDAGDEAWMEDPGPLALRAAVRMAGARPIPIPVDEDGLRVRVGVRRSPRARVAFVSPAYAFPTGARLDLARRIELLAWANEAGAMIVEIDYEGELRYQGAPLPSLLSLDGEGAKDRVLHIGTFSRALFPGLRLGFLVVPEALVRPVASIRAASTRSPPYLTQAALADFIDGGHFSRHLRAVRQATRRRRDLLVAELERRLPGSFRVHVPGAGPVLTVELPAGMDDVALVQRLARRGVDAIALSRLTAGRRKSSGLVLGFGAHPEAALQRAARALAEAVLGRRASSD, from the coding sequence ATGGTGCCAGCCCCGCGCGTCCTCCCCCCGGTCATCCTCCTCGAGCGCGACGCGCCGACGCCCCTCACCGCGCAGCTCGTCGAGCAGCTGCGCCGCGCCGTCCTCGAAGGCGTGCTCCCGCCGGGCCATAAGCTCCCCTCGTCGCGCGAGCTGGCGCGCGACCTCGGCATCTCCAGAAACACCGCCGCCGCTGCCTACGAGGCGCTCGCCGCCGAGGGCACGATCGTCGTCCGCCCCCGCCGAGCGCCCGTCGTCGGCGACGTCCCCGCGCGCCGCACGCCCGCAGCCTCCAGGCCCGCAATCGCAATCGCGCCCCATCTGTCTCGATCCGCGCGGCGCGTCGCTTCCATCGTGCCAGCGGACCGGCTCGACGATCTGCTCGGACAGCGGGCTCGGTCTCGCCCCTTCGGCGTGGGCCTGCCGGATCTCGAGCTGTTCGCGTGGCGTGTCTTCGAGCGCTGCCTCGTCCGCCGCTTCCGCGCCATGACCACGGCCGACGCCCTCCACGACGATCCGCGCGGCTTACCCGCCCTGCGCCGCGCCGTGCTCAGCCATGTCGCGGTTGCGCGCGGCGTGCGTGCCACCGTGGATCAGGTATTCATCACCGAGGGATATCAGGGGGCGATCGACCTCGTTTGCCGCGCGCTGCTCGACGCCGGCGACGAGGCGTGGATGGAGGACCCCGGCCCGCTCGCCCTTCGCGCTGCGGTGCGAATGGCGGGCGCGCGCCCCATTCCCATTCCCGTCGACGAGGACGGCCTGCGCGTGCGCGTCGGCGTGCGTCGGTCGCCTCGCGCGCGGGTCGCCTTCGTGTCGCCGGCCTATGCGTTTCCCACGGGCGCGCGCCTCGATCTCGCGCGCCGGATCGAGCTGCTCGCCTGGGCGAACGAGGCCGGGGCCATGATCGTCGAGATCGATTACGAGGGCGAGTTGCGCTATCAAGGCGCTCCCCTGCCCTCGCTCCTCTCGCTCGACGGCGAGGGCGCGAAGGACCGCGTCCTGCACATCGGCACCTTCAGCCGCGCGCTCTTCCCGGGGCTGCGGCTCGGCTTTCTCGTCGTGCCCGAGGCGCTCGTGCGCCCCGTGGCATCGATCCGCGCTGCCTCGACCCGCTCGCCGCCGTACCTGACCCAAGCCGCGCTCGCCGATTTCATCGACGGGGGCCATTTCTCGCGTCACCTGCGCGCGGTCAGGCAGGCGACGCGGCGCCGCCGCGATCTCCTCGTCGCCGAGCTCGAGCGGCGCCTGCCCGGCTCGTTCCGCGTGCACGTCCCCGGCGCCGGGCCCGTGCTCACGGTGGAGCTGCCCGCTGGAATGGACGACGTCGCGCTCGTCCAGCGGCTCGCCCGCCGCGGGGTCGATGCGATTGCGCTGTCGCGCCTCACCGCGGGGCGCCGCAAATCGTCGGGCCTCGTCCTCGGCTTCGGCGCGCATCCGGAGGCGGCGCTCCAGCGAGCGGCCCGCGCGCTCGCAGAGGCCGTGCTCGGGCGCCGCGCCTCGTCCGATTGA
- a CDS encoding ABC transporter permease yields MRAEVVLAICRRDLIKFLRDRQTFLVSLTRPLLWLVGVGFGLRSTFAGGDTGVDFVSFLVPGVATMSVLFTSTFAAISIVWDREFGFLKEMLVAPVPRSSIVFAKMLAASLMSLLEVTIVLAIAPIFGARVDPLGALAALPLLGAFGMAVNALGILIASRMKSFEGFGGIVNFLLQPIFFFSGALYPLEGLPPLLAGLVHLNPMSYAVDGTRGLLVGVHHFPILLDTAVVAVAVVLLGGLAMRSFARMKA; encoded by the coding sequence GTGCGAGCGGAAGTCGTCCTGGCCATCTGCCGGCGCGATCTCATCAAGTTCCTGCGCGATCGACAGACCTTCCTCGTGAGCTTGACGAGGCCGCTCCTGTGGCTCGTCGGCGTCGGGTTCGGCCTGCGCTCGACGTTCGCGGGGGGGGACACCGGCGTCGATTTCGTCTCGTTCCTCGTGCCGGGCGTCGCAACGATGAGCGTCTTGTTCACGAGCACGTTCGCCGCAATCTCGATCGTGTGGGACCGCGAGTTCGGCTTCCTCAAGGAGATGCTCGTCGCGCCCGTGCCGCGCTCGTCGATCGTGTTCGCAAAGATGCTCGCCGCGAGCCTGATGTCCCTGCTCGAGGTGACGATCGTGCTCGCCATCGCGCCCATCTTCGGCGCGCGGGTCGATCCGCTCGGAGCCCTCGCCGCGCTGCCGCTCCTCGGCGCCTTCGGCATGGCCGTCAACGCGCTCGGGATCCTCATCGCCTCGCGGATGAAGAGCTTCGAGGGGTTCGGCGGGATCGTGAACTTCCTCCTCCAGCCCATCTTCTTCTTCTCCGGCGCGCTCTATCCGCTCGAGGGCTTGCCGCCGCTGCTCGCGGGGCTCGTGCACCTCAATCCCATGTCGTACGCGGTGGATGGCACCCGGGGGCTCCTCGTGGGCGTGCACCATTTCCCGATCCTGCTCGACACGGCCGTCGTGGCGGTGGCCGTGGTGCTGCTCGGGGGGCTCGCGATGCGGTCGTTCGCGCGGATGAAAGCCTGA
- the sugE gene encoding quaternary ammonium compound efflux SMR transporter SugE: MAWVILVVAGLLETCWAIGLKYTKGFTQLWPSVFTIVTLAGSMYLLATAVKTLPIGTAYAVWVGIGAFGAAIAGIFLLNEPVTPGRIVFLVLLIIAILGLKFTSA, encoded by the coding sequence ATGGCCTGGGTAATTCTGGTCGTGGCAGGGCTCCTGGAGACGTGCTGGGCGATCGGCCTCAAGTACACGAAGGGCTTCACGCAATTATGGCCCAGCGTGTTCACGATCGTCACCCTCGCCGGGAGCATGTACCTGCTCGCGACGGCGGTCAAAACGCTCCCGATCGGCACCGCCTACGCGGTATGGGTCGGCATCGGCGCGTTCGGGGCCGCGATTGCGGGGATCTTCCTGCTGAACGAGCCGGTCACGCCAGGGAGGATCGTGTTCCTCGTGCTGCTCATCATCGCCATTCTGGGCCTGAAGTTCACGAGCGCCTGA
- a CDS encoding c-type cytochrome: MVRRRWLGLSVILAASACGGGGAGIASSTHPPSQRSPALAPPAPAEARASASHAPRSRDEPSACAPAYRGAIAPLRDARQSSSIALARAKDRVLAYVADEDDDALHTVDLDSRKELAVTPLPGSPSQVLVLPDGRLVVALRDRNELLALEAPQAPEEPLALRCRVPIAAEPIALATTPDGGRLLVTSGRGKRLTILGTGGLEAWESVELARDPRGVLVSRDGRKAFVTHMVGSRVSVVSLDGAIASAREVDVRVDKREGSQEPRVSNQGFALAAAVLDERAGAERIFAPLASVDPGKSQANVFPGGYGGVTGPRIVSPFVAVVDPAAERMLNPYLAAKRSSHGEECVLPRAAAAYGARLLVACAGIDAVVELDARAMDPIAAQRRRFDVPSGPTGIAIDEDGRRAVAWSQFAREISFLDLREPGGRTLALPLARRQDSRITPVLARGREIFHETDDFRISVDGRACASCHPDGRDDGLTWATPDGPRQTIMLAGRIEGSGPYGWFGVHPTLGDHVAHTFGRLGGHGLDEPADEGDLRALLAYLVAMRPPPPVEAKDPALVARGRDLFLDAEHGCVSCHMDGGTDRARHDVGSGRFIEQKLTFDTPSLRYVGVTAPYFHDGRYATLLDLLRASDAKMGHTGGLGDDDLRALAAYMETL, translated from the coding sequence ATGGTGCGGCGAAGGTGGCTCGGGCTCTCTGTGATCCTCGCGGCGAGCGCATGCGGCGGCGGGGGCGCAGGCATCGCATCCAGCACGCATCCGCCCTCCCAACGCTCCCCGGCCCTCGCGCCGCCCGCACCCGCCGAGGCGCGCGCCTCCGCTTCCCACGCACCTCGATCGAGGGACGAGCCCTCCGCCTGCGCGCCCGCGTATCGTGGGGCCATCGCGCCCCTGCGCGACGCGCGCCAGAGCAGCTCGATCGCCCTCGCGCGCGCCAAGGACCGCGTGCTCGCGTATGTCGCCGACGAGGACGACGACGCGCTGCACACGGTCGACCTCGACAGCAGAAAGGAGCTCGCGGTCACGCCTTTGCCGGGCTCGCCGTCGCAGGTCCTCGTGCTGCCCGACGGGCGCCTCGTGGTTGCGCTGCGCGACAGGAACGAGCTGCTCGCGCTCGAGGCTCCGCAAGCACCCGAAGAGCCCCTCGCGCTGCGCTGCCGCGTGCCCATCGCGGCCGAGCCGATCGCGCTCGCCACGACGCCCGACGGCGGGCGCCTGCTGGTCACGAGCGGCCGGGGCAAACGGCTCACGATCCTCGGCACGGGCGGGCTCGAGGCGTGGGAGAGCGTCGAGCTTGCGCGCGATCCACGCGGCGTGCTCGTCTCGCGCGACGGCCGCAAGGCGTTCGTCACGCACATGGTCGGCAGCCGCGTCTCCGTCGTCTCGCTCGATGGGGCGATCGCGAGCGCGCGCGAGGTCGACGTTCGGGTCGACAAGCGCGAGGGATCGCAGGAGCCGCGCGTGTCGAACCAGGGCTTCGCGCTCGCGGCTGCGGTGCTCGACGAGCGCGCGGGGGCCGAGCGCATCTTCGCGCCGCTCGCGAGCGTCGATCCCGGCAAGTCGCAGGCGAACGTGTTCCCGGGCGGTTATGGCGGCGTGACCGGCCCGCGCATCGTGTCGCCGTTCGTCGCGGTCGTCGATCCGGCCGCAGAGCGCATGCTCAATCCCTACCTCGCAGCCAAGAGGAGCTCGCACGGCGAGGAGTGCGTCTTGCCGCGCGCGGCGGCCGCATACGGCGCGCGCCTGCTCGTCGCGTGCGCCGGCATCGACGCGGTCGTCGAGCTCGATGCGCGCGCGATGGATCCCATCGCCGCCCAGCGCCGCCGCTTCGACGTGCCCTCGGGGCCCACGGGGATCGCCATCGATGAAGACGGCCGCCGCGCGGTCGCCTGGTCGCAGTTCGCGCGCGAGATCTCGTTCCTCGATCTGCGCGAGCCTGGCGGACGAACCCTCGCGTTGCCGCTCGCGCGGCGGCAGGATTCACGCATCACGCCCGTCCTCGCGCGCGGCCGCGAGATCTTCCACGAGACCGACGATTTTCGCATCTCCGTCGACGGTCGCGCCTGCGCGAGCTGTCACCCCGACGGACGCGACGATGGGCTCACCTGGGCGACGCCGGACGGGCCGCGGCAGACGATCATGCTCGCGGGCCGCATCGAGGGGAGCGGCCCTTATGGCTGGTTCGGCGTGCATCCGACGCTCGGCGATCACGTCGCCCACACCTTCGGGCGCCTCGGCGGGCACGGGCTCGACGAGCCCGCGGACGAGGGGGATCTGCGCGCGCTGCTCGCCTATCTCGTCGCGATGCGACCGCCGCCTCCCGTCGAGGCGAAGGATCCGGCGCTCGTCGCGCGCGGCAGGGACCTGTTCCTCGACGCCGAGCACGGCTGCGTCTCGTGCCACATGGATGGCGGCACCGATCGCGCGCGGCACGACGTGGGCAGCGGCCGCTTCATCGAGCAAAAGCTCACGTTCGACACGCCGTCCTTGCGCTACGTCGGCGTCACGGCGCCTTACTTCCACGACGGCCGATACGCGACGCTGCTCGATCTGCTGCGCGCGTCCGACGCGAAGATGGGGCACACCGGCGGCCTCGGCGACGACGACCTGCGCGCGCTGGCCGCCTACATGGAAACGCTTTGA
- a CDS encoding phosphotransferase — translation MLPRPDDPTVSPERATALIERSFPALAPVRLEHLGRGWDHDVLLVNGAWVFRFPRNGMAALALQTELAVMPWLAPRLPLPIPVPVFEGVFDETAGTHFVGHRLIPGKTVIDTGLGPEARAALGPALGRFTRALHSLRATDAPHALPPDVIGRMDLAKRMPITQERLASLRRDGVLPEDTATRLLRLIEEPWTPLAREALVLVHADMHGRNLLVGADGALSGVIDWVDLHEGDPAVDLATAFEVLPPSAREAFFREYGGVDAGALVRARWRAITHMTAALVGSMERGDEGFVRSARGALLEMAVG, via the coding sequence GTGCTGCCCCGCCCCGACGACCCTACGGTTTCGCCTGAACGCGCGACCGCGCTCATCGAGAGATCCTTCCCCGCGCTCGCGCCCGTGCGGCTCGAGCACCTCGGGCGCGGCTGGGATCACGATGTGCTACTCGTGAACGGCGCGTGGGTCTTTCGCTTCCCGCGCAACGGGATGGCCGCCCTCGCCTTGCAGACCGAGCTCGCCGTGATGCCCTGGCTCGCGCCGCGGCTTCCCCTTCCGATCCCCGTGCCCGTCTTCGAGGGCGTCTTCGACGAGACGGCGGGCACGCACTTCGTGGGCCACCGGTTGATCCCGGGAAAGACGGTGATCGACACGGGTCTCGGCCCGGAGGCGCGCGCCGCGCTGGGGCCCGCGCTCGGGCGCTTCACGCGGGCGCTGCATTCATTGCGGGCGACGGACGCGCCCCACGCGCTGCCGCCCGACGTGATCGGCCGAATGGACCTCGCGAAGCGAATGCCCATCACGCAGGAGAGGCTCGCGAGCCTGCGGCGGGACGGCGTGTTGCCGGAAGACACCGCGACGCGGCTGCTGCGGCTCATCGAGGAGCCCTGGACGCCGCTCGCGCGGGAGGCGCTGGTGCTGGTGCACGCGGACATGCACGGTCGGAACCTGCTGGTCGGCGCGGACGGGGCGCTGTCGGGGGTCATCGATTGGGTCGATCTGCACGAGGGCGACCCCGCGGTGGACCTCGCGACCGCATTCGAGGTGCTGCCCCCCTCGGCGCGGGAGGCGTTCTTCCGCGAATACGGGGGCGTCGATGCGGGGGCGCTCGTGCGCGCCCGGTGGCGCGCGATCACGCACATGACCGCCGCGCTGGTCGGATCGATGGAGCGCGGCGACGAGGGGTTCGTACGGTCAGCGCGAGGGGCGCTGCTCGAGATGGCGGTGGGATGA
- a CDS encoding ATP-binding cassette domain-containing protein — MSDTPAIEVEKLEKRFGDVEAVRGVSFSVPHGEIFGFLGPNGAGKTTTIKMLCTLLEPSGGKARLGGFDVTEEPGGVRKSIGVIFQDPALDDRLSAVENLELHAVVYDVPRAERRARIDEALGFVELSDRKNDIVRHFSGGMKRRLEIARGLLHRPRVLFLDEPTTGLDPQTRRRTWEVLRSLRDRYGTTLFLTTHYMDEAEHCDRIAIIDHGRIVAEGTPEELKRKVGKDVVTVRTSEPEPLRRLLEERHGIVPEPTEDGLSFRVEEGEAFIVELVAEARVPLSGIAVHRPTLDDVFLALTGRQIREENGNGSKEALRAIARRR, encoded by the coding sequence ATGAGCGATACGCCCGCGATCGAGGTAGAAAAGCTCGAAAAACGCTTCGGTGACGTCGAGGCCGTACGCGGCGTCAGCTTCTCCGTCCCGCACGGCGAGATCTTCGGCTTCCTGGGGCCGAACGGCGCCGGCAAGACGACCACCATCAAGATGCTCTGCACGCTCCTCGAGCCCTCGGGCGGCAAGGCCAGGCTCGGCGGCTTCGACGTCACCGAAGAGCCGGGCGGCGTGAGGAAGAGCATTGGCGTCATCTTCCAGGACCCCGCGCTCGACGACCGGCTCTCCGCCGTGGAGAACCTCGAGCTACACGCGGTGGTCTACGACGTCCCCCGCGCCGAGCGACGCGCGCGCATCGACGAGGCCCTCGGGTTCGTCGAGCTATCCGATAGAAAAAACGACATCGTCCGCCATTTCTCGGGCGGCATGAAGCGCCGCCTCGAGATCGCCCGGGGCCTCTTGCACAGGCCCCGCGTCCTCTTCCTCGACGAGCCCACCACCGGCCTCGACCCGCAGACGCGCAGGCGCACCTGGGAAGTCTTGCGCTCGCTGCGCGACAGATACGGCACCACGCTCTTTCTGACGACCCATTACATGGACGAGGCCGAGCACTGCGATCGGATCGCCATCATCGACCACGGCCGCATCGTCGCCGAGGGCACGCCCGAGGAGCTCAAGCGTAAGGTCGGCAAGGACGTGGTCACCGTGCGCACGAGCGAGCCCGAGCCGCTCCGCCGCCTGCTCGAGGAGCGGCACGGAATCGTCCCCGAGCCGACCGAGGACGGTTTGTCCTTCCGCGTCGAGGAGGGAGAGGCGTTCATCGTGGAGCTCGTCGCGGAGGCGCGCGTGCCCCTGTCGGGCATCGCGGTGCACAGGCCGACGCTCGACGACGTGTTCCTGGCCCTCACGGGCCGGCAGATCCGCGAAGAGAACGGCAATGGCTCGAAGGAAGCGCTGCGCGCCATCGCGAGGCGGAGGTAG